TAAACATTACTAGGTTGAAAAGAATGATGGTGCCTTGGATCTGGACCTTCTGGACTCTCTCTAGTAATATGATAAACATTATTAGGTTGTAAAGAGTGATGGTGCCTTGGATCTGGACCTCCTGGACTTTCCCTAGTAATGTGATAAACATTACTAGGTTGAAATGAATGATGGTGCCTTGGATCTGGACCTCCTGGACTCTCCCTGGTAATATGGTAAATATTACTAGGTCGTAAGGAGTGGTGGTGCCTTGGATCTGGACCTCCTGGACTTTCCCTAGTAATATGATTAACATTACTAGGTTGAAAAGAACGATGATGCCTTGGATCTGGGCCTCCTGGACTCTCTCTTGTAATACGATCTATATTGGTAGGTTGCAAGATATTGTTATGTATTGGATTCTGAAGTGAATGCTCATTTTCATGAAACATTATCGCGTGAACAAATAGAGTTGGAATAATTTTGACATTGTTTGAGAACAATGCTAAAATAACAAGTACAAGGATTGAGGTAGGAAAAGTCATTTGGGAGTTTCTCATCTCT
This is a stretch of genomic DNA from Lotus japonicus ecotype B-129 chromosome 1, LjGifu_v1.2. It encodes these proteins:
- the LOC130732530 gene encoding uncharacterized protein LOC130732530 codes for the protein MRNSQMTFPTSILVLVILALFSNNVKIIPTLFVHAIMFHENEHSLQNPIHNNILQPTNIDRITRESPGGPDPRHHRSFQPSNVNHITRESPGGPDPRHHHSLRPSNIYHITRESPGGPDPRHHHSFQPSNVYHITRESPGGPDPRHHHSLQPNNVYHITRESPEGPDPRHHHSFQPSNVYHITRESPGGPDPRHHHSLRPSNVYHITRESPGGPDPRHHHSFQPGNVYHITRESPEGPDPRHHHSLQPNNVYHITRESPGGPDPRHHHSLQPNY